In the Deltaproteobacteria bacterium genome, one interval contains:
- a CDS encoding transposase translates to MRCQKKTPVGLFERFESLWQEARPAFTQERTFRRGKSLALSALTCFGRRTITGLLATSGRQFQDWSADYRLFNRNRMDLTILFSAVRQALLETIPETAPIVVALDDTLLPKSGKKTHGAAYRRDPLGPSFRPNFIWAQRFVQVSAASYTKTRTQPADMVPIDFRHAPTPAKPSKKAPAAAWDLYKKQKKQMNLSLMGVQCINDLRNKLDQNPKTQNRTLVVAVDGSYTNQSVLKNLPPQTTLIGRIRKDAKLSYLPEHPTHRGRKRIYGESSPTPEQLRSDPLIPYQKITAWAAGRPHDFKVKTIGPLRWRKAGGHLDLTLIVIAPLRYRLTKNTRLLYRQPAYLICSNPHMPLQEIIQFYLWRWDIEVNFRDEKTLLGVGQAQVRTQASVMNVPAFIVAAYAMLLIAAQQTFKDPAHGTRTLPPPKWQSSKARRLGTQKLVNHLRAELWGPSLGLQNFSHFVDKRTADRTHKNTRPNLESAVLYAIN, encoded by the coding sequence ATCCGCTGTCAAAAAAAAACTCCAGTCGGACTCTTTGAGCGATTCGAATCCCTCTGGCAAGAAGCACGGCCCGCCTTCACTCAGGAAAGAACCTTCCGGCGAGGCAAATCCCTAGCCCTCAGCGCTTTGACCTGCTTCGGTCGACGGACTATTACCGGACTCCTCGCCACCAGTGGAAGGCAATTTCAGGATTGGTCCGCCGATTATCGGCTCTTTAACCGGAACCGGATGGACCTTACCATCCTCTTTAGCGCGGTCCGGCAGGCTCTCTTGGAAACGATTCCTGAAACCGCTCCCATCGTCGTCGCCCTGGATGATACCCTGTTGCCCAAATCCGGCAAGAAAACCCATGGCGCGGCCTACCGGCGGGACCCGTTAGGTCCCTCCTTTCGCCCCAATTTTATTTGGGCACAGCGCTTTGTTCAGGTTTCCGCCGCTTCTTACACCAAAACCCGGACCCAGCCCGCCGACATGGTGCCCATCGATTTCCGCCATGCCCCAACCCCTGCCAAACCCTCCAAAAAGGCGCCCGCAGCAGCATGGGATCTCTATAAAAAACAGAAAAAACAGATGAATCTCAGCCTCATGGGCGTTCAATGCATTAACGACTTGAGAAACAAATTGGACCAAAATCCCAAGACCCAAAACCGAACTCTCGTGGTCGCCGTCGACGGCTCCTACACCAATCAATCCGTTTTAAAAAACCTGCCTCCCCAAACCACCTTGATCGGCCGCATTCGAAAAGACGCCAAGCTCTCCTATCTGCCCGAACATCCGACACATCGAGGAAGAAAACGTATCTATGGTGAATCGTCCCCAACTCCCGAACAGCTCCGATCGGATCCCCTCATCCCCTATCAGAAAATCACCGCCTGGGCAGCCGGAAGGCCTCACGACTTCAAAGTCAAAACCATCGGCCCCCTTCGCTGGCGAAAGGCCGGTGGCCACTTGGATCTCACACTCATCGTCATCGCCCCTCTCCGGTATCGACTCACCAAAAATACGCGCCTCCTATACCGGCAACCCGCTTACCTGATTTGCTCCAACCCTCACATGCCCCTTCAAGAGATCATCCAGTTTTATCTCTGGCGCTGGGATATCGAAGTCAACTTCAGAGACGAAAAGACCCTCCTGGGCGTCGGACAAGCCCAGGTTCGCACCCAAGCCTCCGTCATGAACGTACCCGCCTTCATTGTTGCCGCCTACGCCATGCTGCTCATCGCCGCACAACAAACGTTCAAAGACCCGGCCCATGGAACACGTACCCTCCCACCTCCAAAATGGCAATCCTCCAAAGCCAGAAGACTTGGCACTCAAAAACTGGTAAATCACCTCAGGGCCGAATTGTGGGGCCCTTCTCTCGGACTACAGAATTTCTCCCACTTCGTTGACAAACGTACCGCGG